The following proteins are co-located in the Heliorestis convoluta genome:
- a CDS encoding glycosyl hydrolase family 18 protein — MMKKKITLITILFFLVSLLIPMMATADIQYGSRTLNQTSSGSDVAQLQQYLFDLSYLSHTPTSFYSASTRNAVRDFQRDHDLRPNNGFANIQTQVAVQQQWLLHSGSAPSIPVPEEPQPVPQPEPEPQPEPTPEPAPTPQPTPSSERKILGYYTVDYPGDKVSYNSLANYGDHFNAMSTFSYRVDGNGNLHGTAPTDGLTLAKSKGIETYALIHNYVYPTGFDIDIASNLLSRPSARQNLINQLKQILPAHGYAGVNVDLEYIRATERPNYTQFIKELKEELGPLGYTVIVSVTGKTFDDRTSPWGGVFDFPALGEHADYVQIMTYDEHWFGGTPGPVASIGYVERALNYALSTIPKEKILLGIAAYGYDWYGSNTKVVNYHSVPKLLDQYNITPSWDDKAKSPYFFYTDERGLRHEVWYENPRSMAYKLELVNKHDLGGIGIWRLGFEDQSFWDEVDKFMK; from the coding sequence ATGATGAAGAAAAAAATTACCCTGATCACAATCTTGTTTTTTCTTGTTTCATTGTTGATACCCATGATGGCCACTGCTGATATCCAGTATGGAAGTCGTACTTTAAATCAAACTTCCAGTGGCAGTGATGTGGCCCAATTGCAACAGTATCTTTTCGATCTGAGCTATCTATCCCACACACCCACATCTTTCTACAGTGCCAGTACTCGCAATGCCGTAAGAGATTTTCAGCGAGATCACGACTTACGACCTAACAATGGCTTTGCTAACATCCAAACACAAGTTGCGGTGCAACAACAATGGCTCCTTCACAGTGGAAGTGCCCCCTCCATTCCAGTGCCAGAAGAACCTCAGCCAGTTCCTCAACCAGAGCCGGAACCACAACCTGAACCCACACCAGAACCGGCACCAACGCCTCAACCGACACCCTCTTCAGAGAGAAAGATTCTAGGCTATTACACCGTTGATTATCCAGGTGACAAAGTCTCCTATAATTCTCTAGCCAATTACGGTGATCATTTTAATGCCATGTCAACCTTCTCTTATCGTGTTGATGGAAATGGCAACTTACATGGAACAGCCCCAACAGATGGTCTAACCCTAGCCAAGTCAAAAGGCATTGAGACCTATGCTTTGATTCATAACTATGTCTACCCAACCGGTTTTGATATAGACATTGCTTCGAATTTGCTTAGCCGCCCTAGTGCTCGCCAGAACTTGATCAATCAATTAAAGCAAATTCTACCAGCGCATGGATACGCCGGTGTTAATGTTGACTTAGAGTACATAAGAGCAACAGAGCGACCGAATTACACACAATTTATCAAAGAATTAAAAGAAGAGTTAGGCCCTCTTGGTTATACTGTAATCGTTTCTGTTACAGGTAAAACTTTTGACGACCGTACCTCGCCCTGGGGTGGTGTCTTTGACTTTCCTGCTCTTGGAGAACATGCTGACTATGTACAGATTATGACCTATGACGAACACTGGTTCGGAGGAACACCAGGTCCTGTTGCCTCAATTGGCTATGTAGAAAGGGCTCTCAATTATGCCCTATCAACGATTCCAAAAGAAAAGATTTTACTTGGCATTGCCGCTTACGGCTATGACTGGTATGGAAGCAATACCAAAGTGGTTAACTATCATAGTGTTCCAAAACTTTTAGACCAATACAACATTACACCTTCTTGGGATGACAAAGCCAAATCTCCTTATTTCTTCTACACCGATGAAAGAGGCCTTCGTCATGAAGTATGGTATGAAAACCCACGTTCGATGGCTTATAAATTAGAGCTTGTCAACAAACATGATCTCGGTGGCATTGGTATCTGGCGTTTGGGCTTTGAAGACCAAAGCTTCTGGGATGAAGTTGACAAATTTATGAAATAA
- a CDS encoding cobalamin B12-binding domain-containing protein, whose translation MTDLNGSVSKAIDAQRAILARKLYERQLSLSNELSKKFRQLDKDRAMQDFESHLAYLSEAIRAGQPLLFLDHIAWLKVLLDGIGVSQEDLRVHLGQTLTVLRDYLPDKADAIVTPYIEIAQQQLPTMPLQVVPFADGSNSQDSQVWNDLATAYLQALLEGEREKAKELIDKAVHQGAAIKDIYMHVFQRTQYEIGRLWQINRISVAQEHYCTAATQLIMSQLYPHIFSVPKNGYRLVATSVGGDLHEMGIRMVADFFEMEGWDTYYLGASTPTAGIISAIKEWNAHLLALSATMTYHVTNITRVIEAVRAEKSCNNVKIIVGGYPFNIAPGLWKNVGADGYARDANEAVIVGERLQNLL comes from the coding sequence ATGACTGATCTTAACGGTAGTGTGAGCAAAGCGATCGATGCACAACGAGCTATTCTAGCTCGTAAACTTTATGAGCGACAACTTTCTTTATCTAATGAATTAAGCAAAAAGTTTCGTCAATTGGATAAGGACAGGGCTATGCAGGATTTTGAAAGCCATCTGGCCTATCTATCTGAAGCGATCCGTGCTGGTCAACCGCTGCTCTTTCTTGATCATATCGCTTGGCTTAAAGTTTTGTTAGATGGAATCGGTGTTTCTCAAGAGGACTTGCGAGTTCACTTAGGCCAGACTTTAACGGTACTGAGAGACTATTTACCGGATAAAGCGGATGCCATTGTGACTCCCTATATAGAGATAGCCCAGCAGCAGTTGCCTACGATGCCCTTGCAGGTGGTACCTTTTGCTGATGGAAGTAACAGCCAGGACAGTCAGGTGTGGAACGACCTCGCCACTGCCTATTTACAAGCTTTATTAGAGGGGGAACGGGAAAAAGCAAAAGAGTTAATAGATAAAGCAGTTCATCAAGGCGCGGCGATTAAAGATATTTATATGCATGTATTTCAGCGAACGCAGTATGAGATAGGACGTCTCTGGCAGATCAATCGCATATCGGTGGCGCAAGAACATTACTGTACAGCGGCAACGCAATTAATCATGTCACAGCTCTATCCTCATATCTTCAGTGTTCCCAAAAATGGATATCGACTCGTTGCTACATCGGTAGGTGGTGATCTTCATGAAATGGGCATTCGGATGGTAGCTGACTTTTTTGAGATGGAAGGTTGGGATACTTATTATCTAGGGGCCAGTACGCCTACAGCTGGGATTATTTCAGCGATCAAAGAATGGAACGCCCATCTCTTAGCGTTGTCAGCTACGATGACCTATCACGTCACGAATATAACCAGGGTGATTGAAGCAGTGCGAGCTGAGAAAAGTTGTAACAATGTGAAGATTATTGTGGGCGGTTATCCTTTTAACATCGCGCCTGGTTTATGGAAAAATGTGGGAGCTGACGGTTATGCAAGAGATGCCAATGAAGCGGTTATAGTTGGAGAGAGGTTACAAAATCTTTTGTAG
- the acs gene encoding acetate--CoA ligase, with product MTQSLDNLLQMNELYQAPEEVAKRAFLQNFDEVYKRSIEDPEGFWGEVAQELSWFKPWEKVRDWQCPNHQWFVGGQVNITYNALDRHVKEGRKNKVAYIFLGEDGSERQVTYGQLYKLVCRAANGLKSLGVSKGDRVIIYLPLTIEGIVTMLACARVGAIHSVVYAGLGAGALRERIEDCQAKVVFTSDVTYRRGKVVSLKTIVDQAVVGAESVQHVVVWQRQEKNELGPLEVDFDDFMTVGGSDCPAEVMESEDPLFILYTSGTTAKPKGVLHVHGGYMVGTYFHAKSFYDLNEDDVYWCTSDIGWIVGHSYIVYGPLVAGVTTVFREGALDYPSAGTPWEIIEQYGVTVLFTAPTALRLLMKYGEEWPKKYDLTSLRLITCAGEPLNPEAWRWANDNLVAAHGGYVIDNWWQTELSAPTLGTLPNMATKPGKVGKAMMGVEAAIVDSDGNPVEPNKGGLLVLRSPLPHMMRTIYGNPERYEQIWSQVPGSYLTGDMAVMDEDGYIAVLGRADDVLNIAGHRIGTMEVESALVSHEAVAEAAAIGKPDPVKGEVLKTFVILKIGYEGSEELRQDLVKHVRNVLGPIVVISELDFVPKLPKTRSGKIIRRLLKAVEMGADPGDLTTLEE from the coding sequence TTGACGCAATCACTGGACAACCTTTTGCAGATGAACGAACTGTACCAGGCACCAGAGGAAGTTGCTAAAAGAGCCTTTTTGCAGAATTTTGACGAAGTTTATAAGCGCTCCATTGAAGATCCAGAAGGCTTTTGGGGGGAAGTGGCACAAGAACTATCTTGGTTCAAACCTTGGGAGAAAGTTCGAGACTGGCAATGTCCCAATCATCAATGGTTTGTAGGTGGTCAAGTTAACATTACCTACAACGCCTTGGATCGTCACGTAAAAGAAGGACGTAAAAACAAAGTCGCTTACATTTTCCTTGGTGAAGATGGCTCAGAGCGCCAAGTTACCTATGGACAGCTTTATAAGCTTGTTTGCCGGGCTGCCAATGGCTTAAAGTCTTTGGGTGTATCCAAAGGCGATCGAGTTATTATTTATCTACCATTGACGATTGAAGGCATTGTAACGATGCTCGCTTGCGCTCGCGTTGGTGCCATTCACAGTGTTGTATATGCTGGTCTGGGAGCAGGCGCTTTGCGAGAGCGGATCGAAGATTGTCAGGCGAAAGTTGTCTTTACTTCTGATGTGACCTATCGCCGTGGTAAAGTAGTATCCCTGAAAACAATCGTAGATCAAGCCGTCGTCGGTGCTGAAAGTGTACAACATGTCGTTGTATGGCAACGGCAAGAGAAAAACGAACTAGGTCCTTTGGAAGTTGACTTCGATGACTTTATGACAGTCGGCGGTAGTGATTGCCCTGCTGAAGTGATGGAATCAGAAGATCCACTCTTTATTCTCTATACATCAGGTACCACCGCCAAGCCGAAGGGCGTTCTTCATGTCCATGGCGGCTATATGGTGGGAACATATTTTCATGCCAAATCTTTTTATGATCTCAACGAAGATGATGTCTACTGGTGCACATCTGACATTGGCTGGATTGTAGGTCATTCTTACATTGTCTACGGCCCTCTTGTAGCAGGCGTTACGACCGTATTCCGCGAAGGGGCTCTGGATTATCCTTCAGCGGGTACGCCTTGGGAAATTATAGAGCAATACGGAGTAACTGTGCTATTTACAGCGCCAACAGCCCTTCGCTTGCTAATGAAATATGGTGAAGAGTGGCCGAAAAAATATGATCTGACAAGCCTTCGCTTGATTACTTGCGCCGGTGAACCTCTGAATCCAGAAGCTTGGCGCTGGGCTAACGACAATCTCGTAGCAGCCCATGGCGGTTATGTAATTGATAACTGGTGGCAAACAGAGTTATCAGCACCCACGCTAGGTACCTTGCCGAATATGGCGACCAAGCCTGGTAAAGTTGGCAAAGCAATGATGGGTGTAGAAGCAGCCATTGTAGACTCCGATGGCAATCCTGTAGAGCCTAACAAAGGCGGCCTTTTGGTATTGCGCTCACCCTTGCCTCATATGATGAGAACAATTTACGGAAACCCTGAGCGTTATGAACAGATTTGGTCACAAGTGCCCGGCAGCTACTTAACAGGAGATATGGCTGTCATGGATGAGGACGGTTATATTGCTGTGCTAGGTAGAGCCGATGATGTTCTCAACATTGCCGGTCATCGCATTGGTACCATGGAAGTAGAAAGTGCGCTCGTATCTCATGAAGCTGTTGCAGAAGCGGCTGCTATCGGTAAGCCTGATCCTGTAAAAGGTGAAGTCCTGAAAACCTTCGTAATTCTAAAGATTGGCTATGAAGGTTCGGAAGAGCTACGCCAAGATTTGGTCAAGCATGTGCGTAACGTCCTCGGTCCTATCGTTGTTATTTCCGAATTAGACTTTGTACCGAAGTTGCCTAAGACTCGATCTGGCAAAATCATTCGTCGGCTACTAAAAGCAGTGGAAATGGGAGCCGATCCTGGTGACTTAACAACTTTAGAAGAATAA
- the ppx gene encoding exopolyphosphatase — translation MERIGIIDLGSNSVRLMVAQLLEDGSYKLIDEAKEGVRLSQGMGPEKTLKGPAIQRTIDVLRLFQHLCRAHGVSKIIAVATAAVRQAVNQEEFLQAVRTGTGLDFTVLSGYEEAKTVYHGVINTVDVAEGLIVDIGGGSTELILIENRRIRHALSLPFGAVTLTESFLDTNKPSEEELKKMESYLRQQLDEVEWLRQSRPIPLIGLGGTIRNLSKMDRKRKHYSFDVTHNYRMTCKDIQEIYRFLKTTNLERRKKIVGLSKDRADIIVAGVAIIDSLEHYLAGPDVIVCGSGLRDGLLYQHLLRHQEEPLVDNVLAHSVENLMKYYHIESHHSRHVAKLTLAMFDQLATLHDMGPEERKILEVASLLHDVGIVVNFYDHYKHSFYLIANSRINGLTHREILLTALTAASHAKAIRGPWLDYKDILSKKDWDIVKKLSTLLRIAEALERSESAIIQDLRCHHYVDAVHVIAITSYPADLEICHAHKVADDFKRVFGLKMIVSAQPPLGL, via the coding sequence ATGGAAAGAATCGGTATTATAGACCTTGGTTCTAACTCAGTCCGCTTAATGGTCGCACAGCTGTTGGAAGATGGTTCCTACAAGCTAATTGATGAAGCCAAAGAAGGTGTACGACTAAGCCAGGGAATGGGCCCTGAAAAGACACTAAAAGGACCTGCCATTCAACGAACCATCGATGTGCTTCGCCTTTTTCAACATCTTTGTCGAGCCCATGGCGTGTCAAAAATCATTGCTGTCGCTACCGCAGCAGTGCGTCAAGCAGTAAATCAAGAAGAGTTTCTACAGGCGGTCCGTACGGGGACAGGCCTTGATTTCACCGTTTTATCGGGTTACGAAGAAGCGAAAACGGTATATCACGGTGTAATCAACACAGTTGACGTCGCGGAAGGTTTAATCGTTGACATTGGTGGTGGTTCTACAGAGCTCATCCTAATCGAGAACCGCCGAATTCGTCATGCACTCAGCCTTCCTTTCGGTGCTGTCACGTTAACAGAAAGCTTTCTTGATACCAACAAGCCTTCGGAAGAAGAGCTGAAGAAAATGGAAAGCTATCTGCGACAACAATTGGACGAGGTAGAGTGGTTGCGTCAGTCTAGACCCATCCCACTGATCGGCCTCGGCGGCACCATACGTAACTTATCCAAAATGGATCGAAAGCGAAAACATTACAGTTTTGACGTAACTCATAACTATCGAATGACTTGCAAAGATATACAAGAGATTTATCGCTTCTTAAAAACAACGAACTTGGAGCGACGCAAAAAAATTGTAGGTCTTTCTAAAGACCGCGCTGATATCATCGTAGCCGGTGTAGCCATTATCGATAGCTTGGAGCACTATCTTGCTGGCCCAGACGTAATTGTTTGTGGTTCTGGTCTTCGCGATGGACTGCTTTATCAGCATTTATTACGTCATCAAGAAGAACCGCTAGTAGATAACGTACTTGCTCACAGTGTTGAAAATTTGATGAAATACTATCATATAGAAAGTCATCACAGCCGTCACGTGGCCAAGCTAACCCTGGCTATGTTCGATCAGTTGGCTACGCTGCACGATATGGGGCCCGAGGAGCGAAAAATCTTAGAAGTGGCTTCCCTTCTTCATGATGTAGGCATTGTTGTTAATTTCTATGATCATTACAAACATAGCTTCTATCTCATTGCCAACTCTAGAATCAATGGTCTTACCCATCGGGAAATTTTGTTAACCGCTTTGACTGCAGCATCCCATGCCAAAGCCATACGGGGACCCTGGCTCGATTACAAAGATATTTTATCAAAAAAAGACTGGGACATCGTTAAGAAGCTTTCCACCTTGCTACGAATTGCGGAAGCTCTAGAACGTAGCGAATCAGCAATTATTCAGGATCTTCGCTGTCACCATTATGTAGACGCCGTACACGTTATAGCAATCACTTCTTATCCTGCAGACCTTGAAATCTGTCATGCTCATAAAGTGGCTGATGATTTCAAACGTGTTTTTGGTCTTAAAATGATCGTTTCTGCTCAACCACCTCTAGGATTATAA
- a CDS encoding FprA family A-type flavoprotein has product MKPVQVKEGIYWVGAIDWDLRDFHGYLTQRGSTYNAYLIIDEKITLVDTVKHYLYDEMIERISQIIDPAKIDYIICNHVEMDHSGGIPKLMEVAPNATIVTSPNGEKGLKSHYKKDWEFKIVKSGDTLNIGKRNLAFVLTQMVHWPDNMVSYLVEDKVLFSNDAFGQHLATTERFDDEAPLHLVMEEAKKYYANIVLPYGGQVQKALEAVAPLEIDVIATSHGIIWRSHIAEIVEAYKKWSTNQTAPKAIIVYDTMWDSTEKIAYAIQKAFANKGIHSKMLPLKANHISDVMTELIDAEYVCVGSPTLNNNLLPSVAAFLTYLKGLAPKGRKGLAFGSYGWGGQSIGQVEEWLKSCGFEMMEQGKVQYIPNQEDLDMITAKVEAALS; this is encoded by the coding sequence ATGAAACCGGTACAAGTTAAAGAAGGTATTTATTGGGTTGGAGCAATAGATTGGGATTTGAGAGACTTCCATGGCTATCTTACACAACGAGGATCTACCTATAACGCCTACTTAATCATTGATGAAAAAATTACGCTCGTTGATACAGTAAAACACTATCTTTATGATGAGATGATAGAAAGAATTTCTCAGATTATCGATCCTGCCAAGATTGACTACATTATTTGCAACCACGTGGAGATGGATCACTCTGGCGGTATCCCCAAATTAATGGAGGTAGCGCCGAATGCTACAATCGTAACTTCTCCAAACGGTGAAAAAGGCCTAAAAAGCCATTATAAGAAAGACTGGGAATTCAAAATCGTCAAATCAGGCGATACCCTAAATATAGGAAAACGAAATCTTGCTTTCGTACTGACCCAAATGGTGCATTGGCCCGATAACATGGTGAGCTATCTTGTAGAAGACAAGGTTCTATTCTCCAATGATGCTTTTGGTCAACATCTAGCGACGACGGAGCGCTTTGATGATGAAGCACCCCTACACCTGGTAATGGAAGAAGCCAAAAAATATTATGCCAATATTGTCTTGCCTTATGGCGGTCAAGTACAAAAAGCTTTAGAAGCGGTAGCACCTTTGGAAATTGACGTCATTGCAACAAGCCATGGCATTATCTGGCGTTCTCATATTGCTGAAATCGTAGAGGCTTATAAGAAATGGTCAACAAACCAGACCGCGCCCAAAGCAATTATTGTCTATGATACCATGTGGGATTCTACAGAAAAAATTGCTTATGCTATTCAAAAAGCCTTTGCAAACAAAGGCATTCACTCCAAAATGTTGCCGCTCAAAGCCAATCATATTTCTGATGTTATGACGGAACTGATTGATGCTGAATACGTTTGTGTGGGTTCTCCGACCTTGAATAATAACTTGCTACCTTCTGTGGCTGCTTTTCTAACTTACTTGAAAGGCCTAGCACCGAAGGGAAGAAAAGGATTGGCCTTTGGCTCTTATGGTTGGGGCGGTCAAAGCATTGGGCAGGTAGAAGAATGGCTCAAAAGTTGTGGTTTTGAAATGATGGAGCAAGGCAAAGTGCAATATATTCCGAATCAAGAAGATCTTGACATGATTACAGCGAAAGTAGAAGCGGCTTTATCTTGA
- a CDS encoding hybrid sensor histidine kinase/response regulator, whose protein sequence is MMQEESAGISVLCDYDGIILRVIRDELGLNVEEGMHFRYLVSEDSVDKAENFLAMLRLQSAVFDWEFYINVNNSPTLVYLAGGSTEGRFLIVGSQSRSGIIRFYGEMMKINNEQTTALRKALKNLSLQATVQALRDKELYDELTRLNNELITLQRRMAKKLETSEERYHLLAEHSSDLISRHSIEGTFLYASPAAKPLLGYEPKELLGHSVYEFFHPCDLEEQGRELFSVGTPGRETYTLQYRIRKKDGQYIWFETTNQAICNPDTRQIHEVISVSRDITERKNAEVELREAKEKAELASQAKSAFLATMSHEIRTPLHGIIGMTELLGDMIDEKEERSYVNIIRDSANLLLSIMNDVLDFSKIEAEKVDLEQYTFDLHNLIEDIKKIIEPKAKMKGLTFATHFDQTTPRLFRGDARRLHQILMNLLSNAIKFTARGYVQLETKLQEQDKLYSTIRFEVSDSGIGISEEMQQRLFNPFTQADSSTTRKYGGTGLGLAITKRLVEIMGGQIGTQSIQGEGATFWVSLPLLHEQEEVLLKTTLDSDRKEMPFCEEESLQDLLAGRSILLAEDNKVNQKLALMQLKKLGVVTHIVNNGREAVEALSKNQYAAILMDCQMPMMDGYEATGIIREMEAIMGRYTPIIAVTARALVGDREQCIRSGMDDYLCKPVKLEELRKVLTQWLKKKKGISEKAMVEKEGNQEKSAITVTKEDELVNNLELNKDEIEKNWKIEEILDLRSLRDIHELAMDSEPEFLQQVIGMYLEDTQPRIEALRQAVTQKDCYVLEKVAHSMKSSSASLGALALSEQCAYMENLGRKRVSEGLEESLEKLLKEFEKTQWALGEIATYGSDKL, encoded by the coding sequence ATGATGCAAGAAGAAAGCGCTGGCATCTCTGTTCTTTGTGATTATGATGGAATCATATTACGTGTGATTCGTGATGAGTTGGGACTGAATGTAGAAGAAGGAATGCATTTTCGCTATCTTGTTTCTGAAGATAGTGTAGATAAGGCAGAAAATTTTTTAGCCATGCTTCGTTTACAAAGTGCTGTTTTTGACTGGGAGTTTTATATTAATGTAAACAACAGCCCTACGCTTGTCTACTTAGCTGGTGGTTCTACAGAAGGGCGTTTTTTGATTGTAGGAAGTCAATCACGATCAGGCATTATTCGCTTTTATGGCGAAATGATGAAAATCAACAATGAGCAGACAACAGCGCTGCGCAAAGCCTTAAAAAATCTTTCTTTACAAGCGACGGTGCAAGCTCTTCGAGATAAAGAGCTTTATGATGAATTAACAAGATTGAATAACGAATTGATCACTTTACAGCGTAGAATGGCCAAAAAGCTAGAAACGAGCGAAGAGCGATATCATTTATTGGCCGAGCATTCATCAGACCTTATTTCCCGACATTCTATAGAAGGCACCTTTCTTTATGCTTCACCTGCTGCCAAGCCTTTGTTAGGCTACGAGCCCAAGGAATTGCTAGGGCACTCGGTCTATGAGTTTTTTCACCCTTGTGATTTAGAAGAGCAGGGTCGTGAGCTTTTTTCCGTGGGAACGCCTGGAAGAGAAACGTATACACTGCAGTATCGAATCCGGAAAAAAGATGGTCAATATATCTGGTTCGAAACGACCAATCAGGCCATTTGCAATCCTGACACAAGGCAAATTCATGAAGTCATTTCTGTTTCTCGAGACATTACAGAGCGGAAAAATGCAGAAGTAGAGCTGCGAGAAGCGAAAGAGAAAGCAGAGTTAGCAAGCCAGGCCAAGAGTGCTTTTCTTGCTACGATGAGTCATGAAATTCGGACACCCTTGCACGGTATTATTGGTATGACTGAGCTACTAGGCGATATGATTGATGAGAAAGAAGAACGTAGCTATGTAAATATTATCCGCGATTCGGCCAACCTTCTTCTTTCGATCATGAATGACGTATTAGACTTTTCCAAGATTGAAGCAGAAAAAGTAGATCTAGAACAGTATACTTTTGATTTGCACAACTTAATTGAAGATATAAAAAAAATCATTGAACCCAAAGCGAAAATGAAAGGGCTTACCTTTGCCACTCATTTTGATCAAACAACGCCCCGTTTATTCCGAGGTGATGCGAGACGTCTCCATCAGATCTTAATGAATTTATTAAGCAATGCTATTAAGTTTACTGCACGAGGGTATGTGCAATTAGAAACAAAGCTACAAGAACAGGATAAACTGTATAGCACCATTCGCTTTGAAGTGAGCGATTCGGGAATTGGCATTTCTGAGGAGATGCAACAACGTCTTTTTAACCCTTTTACGCAAGCGGACAGTTCAACAACTCGAAAGTATGGTGGTACCGGTCTCGGTCTTGCTATTACGAAGCGTCTTGTGGAAATAATGGGTGGACAGATTGGCACTCAGAGTATACAAGGTGAAGGTGCTACCTTCTGGGTTTCTCTTCCTCTTCTGCATGAACAAGAAGAAGTTCTTTTGAAAACAACCCTAGATTCAGACCGAAAAGAGATGCCTTTTTGTGAGGAAGAAAGTTTGCAGGATCTTTTAGCAGGTAGATCTATATTGTTAGCCGAAGACAACAAAGTAAATCAAAAATTGGCTTTGATGCAGTTGAAAAAGTTAGGTGTTGTTACTCACATTGTAAACAATGGGAGAGAAGCGGTAGAGGCCCTGTCAAAGAATCAATATGCTGCTATTCTGATGGACTGTCAGATGCCTATGATGGATGGGTATGAGGCCACCGGGATTATTCGAGAAATGGAAGCGATCATGGGGCGCTATACGCCCATTATTGCTGTGACGGCAAGAGCCCTTGTTGGTGATCGGGAGCAATGCATTCGCTCTGGCATGGATGATTATCTGTGCAAGCCTGTGAAGCTCGAAGAGCTGCGTAAAGTGTTAACGCAATGGCTAAAGAAAAAGAAAGGAATATCAGAAAAAGCGATGGTAGAAAAGGAAGGTAACCAAGAAAAAAGTGCGATTACAGTGACGAAGGAGGACGAACTTGTGAATAATCTGGAGCTGAACAAAGACGAAATAGAGAAAAATTGGAAGATAGAAGAGATCCTAGACCTTCGTTCACTGAGAGATATTCATGAGCTTGCTATGGATAGTGAGCCTGAATTTTTACAACAAGTGATTGGAATGTATCTCGAAGACACACAACCACGAATTGAGGCGTTGCGTCAGGCTGTAACGCAAAAAGATTGTTATGTGCTGGAAAAAGTAGCCCATAGTATGAAATCAAGCAGTGCTAGCCTAGGTGCCCTGGCACTTTCTGAACAATGCGCTTATATGGAAAATCTAGGAAGAAAAAGGGTATCAGAAGGGCTTGAGGAATCTCTAGAAAAGTTACTCAAGGAATTTGAAAAGACGCAATGGGCTTTAGGCGAAATTGCAACCTATGGGTCCGATAAATTATAG
- a CDS encoding N-acetylmuramoyl-L-alanine amidase family protein, translating to MYWFFVRRKMLLLFSFFVLILLGFMTYWFLGLPLSSGKREAPPSAISPLQGKTILVDVGHGGVDGGASKGDSFLEKDMNLQMALQLQKTLQQHGAITFLSRDSDRDLSGVNPNDRRRNTLDLTNRIRWANQVGGDIFLSLHMNSSQSSRVRGALLLYYKHVKENSDAERLARHLQRELNYFYSAYAHKGEIYKHEPIKGNYFVLKHTKMPAVIVEMGFVTNAEDRKIFQQESFQEEFCEAIVKGLIKYFSQVPDQFIPSERPGME from the coding sequence GTGTATTGGTTTTTTGTACGACGAAAGATGCTACTCTTATTCAGCTTCTTCGTTTTGATACTGTTAGGCTTTATGACCTATTGGTTTCTTGGGTTGCCTTTATCTTCAGGGAAAAGAGAAGCGCCTCCTTCTGCCATATCACCATTACAAGGAAAAACCATACTGGTTGATGTTGGCCATGGTGGCGTTGATGGAGGGGCGAGCAAAGGTGACTCTTTTCTAGAAAAAGACATGAATCTTCAGATGGCACTGCAATTACAGAAAACACTTCAACAGCACGGCGCAATTACCTTTCTTTCAAGAGATAGTGATAGAGATCTAAGCGGTGTCAATCCCAATGACCGAAGAAGAAACACCCTCGATCTGACCAATCGAATTCGCTGGGCCAATCAGGTGGGTGGTGATATTTTTTTAAGTCTTCATATGAATTCTTCTCAAAGCAGTCGTGTTCGAGGTGCTTTGTTGCTTTACTATAAACATGTAAAAGAGAACTCCGATGCAGAACGTCTAGCGCGACACTTACAACGAGAGTTGAATTATTTTTACAGTGCCTATGCACATAAAGGTGAGATTTATAAACATGAGCCGATTAAAGGCAATTACTTTGTACTAAAACATACAAAAATGCCTGCTGTTATTGTGGAGATGGGCTTTGTGACCAATGCCGAAGATCGTAAAATATTTCAACAAGAATCCTTTCAGGAGGAATTTTGCGAAGCCATTGTAAAAGGGCTAATCAAATACTTCTCTCAAGTTCCCGATCAGTTTATACCCTCTGAAAGACCGGGTATGGAATAA